The DNA sequence CGGGATTTGAGCGCGCACAGGGGCGACCGCCGCACGGTCGCCCTCGATCGGTTCCCTTCATTCAAAGCGGAAGTTCACATTCTTGATTTCGGTGTAGGATAGCAACTCACTGCCATCCTCTTCGCGTCCGATGCCGCTGTCCTTGTTGCCGCCATAGGGTGCACCCAGAAAGTGGCTCTGATTGTCGTTAACCCAGATGTAACCGGCCTCTACATCTCTGGCAAAGCGGTGGGCGACACCCAGATCGCGGGTGTAAATGCTGGCGGTCAGGCCGAAACGGCTGTCGTTGGCGAGTGCGATGGCCTGTTCATAGCCGTCATAGGTCTGGCTGGTAAGCACGGGTCCGAATATTTCGTCGCGCAGCAGGTCGCTGTCCTGTGCAACATCAGCAATCAGCGTGGGAGGAACGAAAAAGCCCTTGTCCAGTGCGCCGTGGGTCAGCCGGGTTCCGCCCGTCAGCACGCGTCCCCCATCCCGAACACCCATGTCGATATAGTGCAGCACGCGCGTCATATGGCCGGCATGCACCAGACTGCCGACCTGGGTTGAGGGGTCTTCCGGAAGCCCGACCCGAAGTTCACGCATTCGTTCACCAACGGCGTCCAGGAAATCGGCTTTCAATCCGTGCGGCAGGAGGAGGCGGGAGGTCGACCCGCAGGCCTGCCCCTGAAAGTTGAAGCGCATGCCGCGAATCGTGCCATCGATCGCGGCGGACAAATCTGCATCGGGCCAAATCACCAGGGGGTTCTTGCCCCCCAATTCCAGCGTCACATTCTTGACGGCAACGTTGGCGGCGCGCGCCTGGATGCGGCGTCCGGTCGCTTCGCCGCCGATGAAATGGACCCGCCGCACCTTGGGATGACCGACCAGGGCGTCACCGGCTTCGCTGCCAAGCCCCGGCAGGATGCTGACGACGCCGGGTGGAAAGCACGCCTCCAGATGATCCGCCAGCGCCAACGTGGACAGCGATGTATATTCGGACGGCTTGATGATGACCGTGTTGCCTGCCACCAGCGGCGCGCCGATTGTCTTGAGCGCGAACATCAACGGATGGTTGAACGCCAGCAATTGCGCGCATACGCCGAAGGGCTGGCGAAGAGTGAAGTTCAGCCGATTATGGCCGGTCGGCATGGTCGCGCCGCGCGTTTCCAGCGCCATTCCGGCAAAGTAGCGCAATTGCTTCACGCCGACGACGATATCGACTGCCATCTCGCTGATCGGGCTGCCATTGTCCCGCACGTCGAGCAGCAGCAAGCGATCACGATCGGCCTCTACCCGTTCGGCGAGCTGCAACAGGCACGCGGCCCGCTCCGACGGATGCATTTCCCGCCAGCCGCTAAAAGCCGTCATCGCCGATTCGACGGCAGCATCCACATCTTCGGGTCCGCATCGCGGGAAACGCCCGATCAGATCACCGGTTGCCGGATTATGGGCTTCGAGCGTTTCGCCGTTGATGGCCATGCGCCGTTCGCCGCCAAAAAAGGCCGTATAGGTCTCGATCATCCGATCCTCTCTTCATGGTGCCGCACATACATGCGGCTTAGTGTCGAGGCAGAGGAAAGGGGGTTTCCCAAATTCCCTCTTGCCTGTCTTGCCGCCTGCCTATATCAAAAGGGCGAAATTAAGCAATGAGGGCGATATACGCCCAATTGTAAAACAGTCATCGCTTCGCCGAGCCGGCTCATCGCCGGCGCCGATGGAGCATGTCGGCCCAAAATATGGATCTCAAATCAGGGGTGCCCGTCCGTGACCAAGAAAAGCCTTGAAAATCTAATCAACGAGCATGGCAGCGCCGTCGAAGCGCTGCGCAACTCGACCTATCCAGCCGCGGAATTTCCCGTGAAGCCGGAATTCACCAACTGGCGTTCGGAGCAGGCGGCCTGGCGGACGACCTGCGCGCTGCTGGACCAGTCGCACCATATGGACGACCTGTTCCTGTCCGGGCCCGATGCATTGCGTCTGCTGTCGGAACATAGCGTCAACAGCTACGCCAACTTCCCGCGCGGTAGCGCCAAGCAGTTCATCGTGACCAATACGCAGGGTTATATGATCGGCGATGCGATCCTCTTCCACATGGAGGAGGGCGAATATGATGTCGTTTGCAATCCCAGCGTCATCAACTGGTTACTGTTCAATATTGAAATTGGCGATTATGATGTCAACATATTCCGCTGTCCCAATTCCAATCGCCGTGAAGGCCCGCCGAAACTCTATCGCTACGAAGTGCAGGGCCCCAATGCCCAGGCGCTGATGGAAAAGGTGACAGGCAGCGAAATTCCGCGTCTGAAGTTCTTCCACATGAACGAACTGACGATTGCCGGCCATCATGTCTGGGGTCTGCGCCACGGCATGGCCGGCCAGCCAGGCTATGAGCTTTTCGGGCCGTGGGAGCAGGGCGAGGATGTGTTGAATGCGATCCTGGCAGCCGGTGATGAATTCGGTCTGATCCGCGCCGGCGGCAAGGCCTATTCGACCGCCAATCTGGAGTCGGGCTGGGTTCCCAAGCCGCCCGTCACGGCGATCTTCGGTGACGAGGAAAAGGCCTATCGCGAGTGGCTGCCCGCATCCGCGATCGGTTCGCTTGGCGGCAGCCTGGTGTCCGACGACATCACGGATTATTATATCACGCCCTATGACATCAGCTATGGCCGGATGGTGAAATTCGACCATGAATTCAAGGGCCGCGCTGCGTTGGAAAAGATCGCCGCGAACCCGCCGCGTCGCAAGGTGACGTTGGTATGGAAT is a window from the Sphingobium sp. CAP-1 genome containing:
- a CDS encoding aldehyde dehydrogenase family protein; translation: MIETYTAFFGGERRMAINGETLEAHNPATGDLIGRFPRCGPEDVDAAVESAMTAFSGWREMHPSERAACLLQLAERVEADRDRLLLLDVRDNGSPISEMAVDIVVGVKQLRYFAGMALETRGATMPTGHNRLNFTLRQPFGVCAQLLAFNHPLMFALKTIGAPLVAGNTVIIKPSEYTSLSTLALADHLEACFPPGVVSILPGLGSEAGDALVGHPKVRRVHFIGGEATGRRIQARAANVAVKNVTLELGGKNPLVIWPDADLSAAIDGTIRGMRFNFQGQACGSTSRLLLPHGLKADFLDAVGERMRELRVGLPEDPSTQVGSLVHAGHMTRVLHYIDMGVRDGGRVLTGGTRLTHGALDKGFFVPPTLIADVAQDSDLLRDEIFGPVLTSQTYDGYEQAIALANDSRFGLTASIYTRDLGVAHRFARDVEAGYIWVNDNQSHFLGAPYGGNKDSGIGREEDGSELLSYTEIKNVNFRFE
- a CDS encoding aminomethyltransferase family protein; this translates as MTKKSLENLINEHGSAVEALRNSTYPAAEFPVKPEFTNWRSEQAAWRTTCALLDQSHHMDDLFLSGPDALRLLSEHSVNSYANFPRGSAKQFIVTNTQGYMIGDAILFHMEEGEYDVVCNPSVINWLLFNIEIGDYDVNIFRCPNSNRREGPPKLYRYEVQGPNAQALMEKVTGSEIPRLKFFHMNELTIAGHHVWGLRHGMAGQPGYELFGPWEQGEDVLNAILAAGDEFGLIRAGGKAYSTANLESGWVPKPPVTAIFGDEEKAYREWLPASAIGSLGGSLVSDDITDYYITPYDISYGRMVKFDHEFKGRAALEKIAANPPRRKVTLVWNVDDVTAAIRTQYEPGLPAKSIEMPKARLGFFQADMVLKDGKQVGISMDCGYIHNERAMVSLATLNNEVAEGDEVVILWGESPNSKKPGIEPHRQVEIRAMVAPCPYSQEARDSYRKA